A genomic window from Flavobacterium hankyongi includes:
- the fusA gene encoding elongation factor G gives MARDLKFTRNIGIAAHIDAGKTTTTERILFYTGKSHKIGEVHDGAATMDWMAQEQERGITITSAATTCEWSFPTEQGKLTPESKPYHFNIIDTPGHVDFTVEVNRSLRVLDGLVFLFSAVDGVEPQSETNWRLADQYRVPRMGFVNKMDRQGSNFLNVCQQVRDMLKSNAVAITLPIGEENDFKGVVDLVKNQAIIWHDATQGATFDVVDIPADMVDEVKQYRSILIEAVAEYDENLLDKYMEDENSITEEEINAALRAATIDMAIIPMIAGSSFKNKGVQFMLDAVCKYLPSPLDKEGIEGIHPDDAELLEEDQTKIIRRPDVKEPFAALAFKIATDPYVGRLAFFRAYSGRLDAGSYILNTRSGNKERISRIYQMHANKQNPIEYIEAGDIGAAVGFKDIKTGDTMCDEKHPIILESMKFPDPVIGIAIEPKTKADVDKMGMALAKLAEEDPTFTVRTDEASGQTIISGMGELHLDILVDRMKREFKVEVNQGEPQVEYKEAFTKSAQHREVYKKQSGGRGKFGDIVFRLEPAEMVDGKAPVGLQFVNEVKGGNVPKEYIPAVEKGFREAMKTGPLAGYVVDSLKVTLLDGSYHAVDSDALSFELAAKMGYKEVAKAAGAVILEPIMKIEVITPEENMGDIVGDLNRRRGQVNDMGDRNGAKTIKASVPLSEMFGYVTTLRTLSSGRATSTMEFSHYEQTPSNISEEVIKKAKGNA, from the coding sequence ATGGCTAGAGATTTAAAATTTACAAGAAACATAGGTATTGCAGCTCACATTGATGCTGGAAAAACTACTACTACTGAGCGTATCTTATTTTATACAGGAAAATCACATAAAATTGGTGAAGTACACGATGGTGCTGCAACAATGGACTGGATGGCACAAGAGCAAGAAAGAGGTATTACAATTACTTCTGCTGCAACAACTTGTGAATGGAGTTTTCCAACAGAACAAGGTAAATTAACTCCAGAATCTAAACCGTACCACTTTAATATTATCGATACTCCGGGTCACGTTGACTTTACAGTAGAGGTAAACCGTTCATTGCGTGTGTTAGATGGTTTAGTGTTCTTGTTTTCTGCTGTTGATGGTGTTGAGCCACAATCAGAAACAAACTGGAGACTTGCTGATCAATATAGAGTTCCTCGTATGGGATTCGTAAACAAAATGGACCGTCAAGGGTCTAACTTCTTAAATGTGTGTCAACAAGTTCGTGACATGCTAAAATCAAATGCGGTAGCGATTACTTTACCAATTGGTGAAGAAAATGACTTTAAAGGAGTTGTTGACTTAGTAAAAAATCAAGCTATCATTTGGCATGATGCTACTCAAGGGGCAACTTTTGACGTGGTTGATATCCCTGCTGATATGGTTGATGAAGTAAAACAATACAGATCAATTCTTATTGAAGCGGTTGCTGAGTATGATGAAAATCTACTTGACAAATACATGGAAGATGAGAACTCTATTACTGAGGAAGAAATCAATGCTGCATTACGTGCTGCTACTATTGATATGGCGATCATTCCTATGATTGCAGGTTCTTCTTTCAAAAACAAAGGGGTTCAATTCATGTTAGATGCAGTATGTAAATACTTGCCATCTCCATTAGATAAAGAAGGTATCGAAGGTATTCACCCTGATGATGCTGAATTATTAGAGGAGGATCAAACTAAAATTATTCGTCGTCCAGATGTAAAAGAGCCTTTTGCGGCTTTAGCATTTAAAATTGCAACTGACCCTTATGTTGGTCGTTTGGCTTTCTTCCGTGCTTATTCTGGTCGTTTAGATGCTGGTTCTTATATCTTGAACACTCGTTCTGGAAACAAAGAGCGTATTTCTCGTATCTACCAAATGCACGCTAACAAACAAAACCCAATCGAGTATATCGAGGCTGGAGATATTGGAGCAGCAGTTGGATTTAAAGATATCAAGACTGGAGATACAATGTGTGATGAAAAACACCCAATAATTCTTGAGTCTATGAAATTCCCTGATCCAGTAATTGGTATCGCGATTGAGCCTAAAACAAAAGCTGACGTAGATAAAATGGGTATGGCTTTAGCTAAACTTGCTGAAGAAGATCCTACATTTACAGTTAGAACTGATGAGGCTTCAGGTCAAACAATTATCTCTGGTATGGGTGAGCTTCACTTAGATATCTTAGTAGATCGTATGAAACGTGAGTTCAAAGTTGAGGTTAACCAAGGTGAGCCACAAGTAGAATATAAAGAAGCGTTTACAAAATCTGCACAACACAGAGAGGTTTACAAAAAACAATCTGGAGGTCGTGGTAAATTCGGGGATATCGTTTTCCGTTTAGAGCCGGCTGAAATGGTTGATGGTAAAGCTCCGGTTGGGTTACAATTCGTAAATGAGGTAAAAGGTGGTAACGTTCCTAAAGAATATATCCCTGCAGTTGAAAAAGGTTTCCGTGAAGCTATGAAAACTGGACCTTTGGCTGGATATGTTGTAGATAGTTTAAAAGTTACTTTATTAGATGGATCTTACCACGCAGTGGATTCGGATGCATTATCGTTCGAATTAGCAGCGAAAATGGGTTACAAAGAAGTGGCTAAAGCTGCTGGTGCTGTTATTCTTGAGCCAATCATGAAAATTGAAGTTATTACTCCAGAAGAAAATATGGGTGATATCGTAGGTGACTTAAACCGTCGTCGTGGTCAAGTAAATGATATGGGTGACAGAAATGGTGCTAAAACTATTAAAGCTAGTGTGCCATTATCAGAAATGTTTGGATATGTTACAACTTTAAGAACTTTATCTTCAGGTCGTGCAACTTCAACAATGGAATTCTCTCACTACGAGCAAACTCCATCTAACATTTCAGAAGAAGTAATTAAGAAAGCAAAAGGTAACGCTTAA
- the rpsJ gene encoding 30S ribosomal protein S10, producing MSQKIRIKLKSYDHMLVDKSAEKIVKTVKSTGAVVTGPIPLPTNKKIFTVLRSPHVNKKSREQFEVMSYKRLLDIYSSSSKTIDALMKLELPSGVEVEIKV from the coding sequence ATGAGTCAAAAAATCAGAATAAAATTAAAGTCTTACGATCATATGTTGGTTGATAAATCAGCAGAGAAAATCGTAAAAACTGTAAAAAGTACAGGAGCTGTGGTAACTGGTCCAATTCCATTACCAACAAACAAAAAGATTTTTACTGTATTGCGTTCTCCTCACGTTAACAAAAAGTCGAGAGAGCAATTTGAAGTAATGTCATACAAAAGATTGTTAGATATCTATTCTTCATCTTCAAAAACTATCGATGCTCTAATGAAATTAGAGCTTCCAAGTGGAGTAGAAGTAGAGATTAAAGTGTGA
- the rplC gene encoding 50S ribosomal protein L3, with translation MSGLIGKKIGMTSIFDENGKNIPCTVIEVGPCVVTQVRTNEVDGYEALQLGFDDKTEKHTTKAAEGHFKKAGTVAKKKVVEFQGFENEHKLGDVITVDLFSEGEFVDVQGVSKGKGFQGVVKRHGFGGVGQATHGQHNRLRAPGSVGASSYPSRVFKGMRMAGRMGGDNVKVQNLRVLKVVAEKNLLVVKGCVPGHKDSYVIVQK, from the coding sequence ATGTCTGGGTTAATCGGAAAGAAAATCGGAATGACTAGCATCTTTGATGAGAACGGGAAAAACATCCCTTGTACTGTTATTGAAGTAGGTCCTTGCGTAGTTACCCAAGTCAGAACCAATGAGGTTGACGGGTATGAGGCTCTTCAACTTGGTTTCGATGACAAAACTGAAAAGCACACTACAAAAGCTGCTGAAGGTCACTTCAAGAAAGCGGGTACTGTTGCTAAGAAGAAAGTTGTTGAGTTCCAAGGATTTGAAAACGAGCACAAATTAGGTGATGTTATCACTGTAGATCTATTCTCTGAAGGGGAGTTTGTAGATGTTCAAGGTGTTTCTAAAGGTAAAGGTTTCCAAGGTGTTGTAAAACGTCACGGTTTTGGTGGTGTTGGACAAGCTACGCATGGTCAGCACAACCGTTTAAGAGCGCCAGGTTCTGTAGGAGCTTCATCTTATCCATCTAGAGTATTCAAAGGGATGCGTATGGCTGGAAGAATGGGTGGAGATAATGTAAAAGTACAAAATCTTAGAGTTTTAAAAGTAGTTGCTGAAAAGAACTTACTTGTTGTTAAAGGATGTGTTCCTGGTCACAAAGACTCTTATGTAATCGTTCAGAAGTAA
- the rplD gene encoding 50S ribosomal protein L4 yields MEVKVLDINGKETGRKVQLSDSVFAIEPNKHAVYLDVKQYLANQRQGTHKAKERAEVAGSTRKIKKQKGTGTARAGSAKSPVFKGGGTIFGPRPRSYSFKLNKALKRLARKSAFSIKAQESNLIVVEDFTFEAPSTKNFTNVLKALGLENKKSLFVLGDTNKNVYLSSRNLKGSSVVTNSELSTYAILNANNLVLLEGSLEGIEENLSK; encoded by the coding sequence ATGGAAGTAAAAGTTTTAGATATCAACGGAAAAGAAACTGGAAGAAAAGTTCAACTTTCTGATTCAGTTTTCGCAATTGAGCCTAACAAACACGCTGTTTACTTAGATGTTAAGCAATATCTTGCTAATCAAAGACAAGGTACGCACAAAGCTAAGGAAAGAGCTGAAGTTGCAGGTAGTACTCGCAAAATCAAAAAGCAAAAAGGTACTGGTACAGCTCGTGCTGGTAGTGCTAAATCTCCTGTATTCAAAGGAGGAGGAACAATCTTTGGTCCAAGACCAAGAAGTTATTCTTTCAAATTGAATAAAGCTTTAAAAAGATTAGCTCGTAAATCAGCTTTCTCTATCAAAGCGCAAGAATCAAATTTAATCGTAGTAGAAGACTTCACATTTGAAGCTCCAAGTACTAAAAATTTCACTAACGTATTGAAAGCGTTAGGATTAGAAAACAAAAAATCTTTATTCGTTTTAGGTGATACAAATAAAAATGTATATTTGTCGTCTCGTAATTTGAAAGGGTCTTCTGTTGTAACTAATTCAGAATTAAGTACTTATGCGATATTAAACGCAAATAATTTAGTTCTTTTAGAGGGATCTTTAGAAGGAATTGAAGAAAATTTAAGCAAATAA
- the rplW gene encoding 50S ribosomal protein L23, which yields MSIIIKPIVTEKITKDGEVFNRFGFVVDKKANKVEIKKAVEAAYGVTVVEVNTMNVRPDRSTKYTKSGMISGKTNAYKKAIVQVQEGETIDFYNNI from the coding sequence ATGAGTATCATTATTAAACCTATCGTTACAGAAAAAATAACTAAAGACGGTGAAGTATTCAATCGTTTTGGTTTCGTTGTAGATAAAAAAGCTAACAAAGTAGAAATTAAGAAAGCTGTTGAGGCTGCTTATGGAGTTACTGTTGTTGAAGTAAATACAATGAATGTACGTCCAGATCGTTCAACTAAATATACAAAAAGTGGAATGATTTCTGGTAAAACTAATGCTTACAAAAAAGCAATTGTACAAGTACAAGAAGGAGAAACAATAGATTTTTACAACAATATCTAA
- the rplB gene encoding 50S ribosomal protein L2 — MSVRKLKPITPGQRFRVVNGFDAITTDKPERSLIAPIKNSGGRNSQGKMTMRYTGGGHKQRYRIIDFKRTKDGIPATVKSIEYDPNRTAFIALLAYADGAKTYIIAQNGLQVGQKVVSGADAAPEIGNTLPLSKIPLGTVISCIELRPGQGAVIARSAGTFAQLMARDGKYATIKMPSGETRLILLTCSATIGAVSNSDHQLIVSGKAGRSRWLGRRPRTRPVAMNPVDHPMGGGEGRSSGGHPRSRKGLPAKGYRTRAKQNPSNKYIVERRKK, encoded by the coding sequence ATGTCAGTAAGAAAATTAAAACCTATTACCCCGGGTCAGCGTTTTAGAGTTGTTAATGGTTTTGACGCCATTACAACTGATAAGCCGGAGCGTTCATTAATAGCACCGATAAAAAACTCAGGAGGTAGAAATAGTCAAGGAAAAATGACCATGCGTTACACAGGTGGTGGTCACAAACAAAGATATCGTATCATTGATTTCAAAAGAACTAAAGATGGTATTCCAGCTACAGTGAAATCAATCGAGTATGATCCAAACAGAACTGCTTTTATCGCATTATTAGCTTATGCAGATGGTGCTAAAACGTATATCATTGCTCAAAATGGTTTGCAAGTAGGTCAAAAAGTGGTATCAGGTGCTGATGCAGCTCCAGAAATTGGTAACACTTTACCATTAAGTAAAATCCCTCTAGGTACAGTTATTTCTTGTATCGAATTACGTCCAGGTCAAGGTGCGGTTATCGCTCGTTCTGCAGGTACATTCGCGCAATTAATGGCTCGTGATGGTAAATATGCTACTATCAAAATGCCTTCTGGAGAAACTAGACTTATTTTGTTAACTTGTTCTGCAACAATTGGTGCAGTATCTAACTCAGATCACCAGTTAATCGTTTCTGGTAAAGCAGGTAGATCTAGATGGTTAGGTAGAAGACCTAGAACGAGACCAGTAGCGATGAACCCAGTTGATCACCCAATGGGAGGTGGTGAAGGACGTTCATCTGGAGGTCACCCACGTTCAAGAAAAGGTTTACCAGCTAAAGGTTACAGAACCCGTGCTAAACAAAACCCGAGCAACAAGTATATTGTAGAACGTAGAAAGAAATAA
- the rpsS gene encoding 30S ribosomal protein S19, with protein sequence MARSLKKGPFVHYKLEKKVQENIEGGNKGVVKTWSRASMITPDFVGQTIAVHNGRQFVPVYVTENMVGHKLGEFSPTRSFRGHAGAKNKGKK encoded by the coding sequence ATGGCACGTTCATTAAAAAAAGGACCTTTCGTACACTATAAATTAGAGAAGAAAGTACAAGAAAATATCGAAGGTGGTAACAAAGGAGTTGTTAAGACTTGGTCTAGAGCTTCAATGATTACTCCTGATTTCGTAGGACAAACAATAGCAGTTCACAACGGTCGTCAATTTGTTCCAGTATATGTTACTGAAAACATGGTAGGACACAAGTTAGGTGAATTTTCACCAACAAGATCTTTTAGAGGTCACGCTGGAGCTAAAAATAAAGGTAAAAAATAA
- the rplV gene encoding 50S ribosomal protein L22 encodes MGVRKRETAEARKEANKSLAFAKLNNCPTSPRKMRLVADLVRGQKVENALNILRFSQKEASRKLEKLLLSAINNWEQKNSEGNVAEAGLFVKEIKVDGGMMLKRLRPAPQGRAHRIRKRSNHVTIVLGAINNTQSN; translated from the coding sequence ATGGGAGTTCGTAAAAGAGAAACGGCAGAAGCAAGAAAAGAGGCTAACAAGTCTTTAGCATTTGCTAAATTGAATAACTGCCCTACTTCACCTAGAAAAATGCGCTTAGTAGCAGACTTGGTAAGAGGTCAGAAAGTTGAGAATGCACTAAATATATTAAGATTTAGTCAAAAAGAAGCTTCAAGAAAATTAGAAAAACTATTATTATCTGCAATCAACAACTGGGAGCAAAAAAATAGTGAAGGTAATGTAGCTGAAGCAGGCTTATTTGTAAAAGAGATCAAAGTAGACGGTGGTATGATGTTAAAAAGACTTCGTCCAGCTCCACAAGGTCGCGCACACAGAATTAGAAAACGCTCAAATCACGTAACAATCGTTTTAGGAGCTATTAATAACACACAAAGCAATTAA
- the rpsC gene encoding 30S ribosomal protein S3 translates to MGQKTNPIGNRLGIIRGWDSNWYGGNDYGDKIAEDYKIRKYIHARLSKASVSKVIIERTLKLVTVTITTARPGIIIGKGGQEVDKLKEELKKITDKEVQINIFEIKRPELDAYLVANSICRQIESRISYRRAIKMAIAASMRMNAEGIKVMISGRLNGAEMARSESFKEGRIPLSTFRADIDYALAEAHTTYGRMGVKVWIMKGEVYGKRDLSPLVGMDKKAAAGKGGDAPRGGKPNGKQGARKRK, encoded by the coding sequence ATGGGACAAAAGACAAATCCAATCGGAAATCGCCTTGGTATCATCAGAGGATGGGATTCTAACTGGTATGGTGGAAATGACTACGGTGATAAAATCGCCGAGGACTACAAAATCAGAAAGTACATTCATGCTCGTTTATCAAAAGCTAGTGTATCAAAAGTAATCATCGAGAGAACTTTAAAGCTTGTAACCGTTACTATCACTACTGCTAGACCTGGTATCATTATCGGAAAAGGTGGACAAGAGGTAGACAAGTTAAAAGAAGAGCTTAAGAAAATTACTGACAAAGAGGTTCAAATCAACATCTTTGAAATCAAAAGACCTGAGTTAGATGCTTATTTAGTTGCAAATAGTATCTGTCGTCAAATTGAAAGCCGTATTTCTTACAGAAGAGCTATCAAAATGGCAATCGCTGCATCAATGAGAATGAATGCAGAAGGAATCAAAGTAATGATTTCTGGTCGTTTAAACGGAGCTGAAATGGCACGTTCAGAAAGTTTCAAAGAAGGACGTATTCCTCTATCAACTTTCAGAGCAGACATCGATTATGCTTTAGCTGAGGCTCACACTACTTATGGTAGAATGGGTGTTAAAGTTTGGATCATGAAAGGTGAAGTTTACGGAAAGAGAGATCTTTCTCCACTTGTAGGTATGGATAAAAAAGCTGCAGCTGGTAAAGGTGGTGATGCTCCAAGAGGAGGAAAGCCAAACGGTAAACAAGGAGCTCGTAAGAGAAAGTAA
- the rplP gene encoding 50S ribosomal protein L16 — translation MLQPKRTKYRKVQKGRMKGNSNRGHELSNGMFGIKSVHEDGAFLTSRQIEAARIAATRYMKREGQLWIKIFPDKPITKKPLEVRMGKGKGAVEYWAAVVKPGRIMFEVGGVPLAVAKEALRLAAQKLPVKTKFVVARDFEA, via the coding sequence ATGTTACAGCCTAAAAGAACAAAATACCGTAAGGTACAAAAAGGTAGAATGAAAGGGAACTCTAATAGAGGGCATGAACTTTCAAATGGAATGTTTGGAATTAAATCTGTACATGAAGATGGTGCTTTCTTAACGTCTCGTCAAATTGAGGCAGCTCGTATCGCAGCTACTCGTTACATGAAACGTGAAGGACAATTATGGATTAAAATTTTCCCAGATAAGCCAATTACAAAGAAACCTCTTGAGGTACGTATGGGTAAAGGTAAAGGTGCAGTTGAATACTGGGCTGCTGTTGTTAAACCAGGAAGAATTATGTTTGAGGTAGGTGGTGTGCCACTAGCTGTTGCAAAAGAGGCTTTACGTCTTGCAGCACAAAAATTACCAGTAAAAACTAAATTCGTCGTTGCTAGAGATTTCGAAGCATAA
- the rpmC gene encoding 50S ribosomal protein L29, with amino-acid sequence MKQSEIKNLSAAELQEKLVQLKKTYADLKIAHAISPIENPLQIRSIRRSVARIATELTKRELQ; translated from the coding sequence ATGAAACAATCAGAAATTAAAAATCTATCTGCAGCTGAGTTACAAGAGAAGCTAGTTCAATTAAAAAAGACTTATGCCGACCTAAAAATTGCTCATGCTATTTCTCCAATCGAGAATCCACTTCAAATTAGAAGTATTAGACGTTCAGTAGCAAGAATTGCAACTGAATTAACTAAAAGAGAGCTTCAATAA
- the rpsQ gene encoding 30S ribosomal protein S17 yields MEKRNLRKERIGVVTSNKMDKSIVVSQVTRVKHPLYGKFVLKTKKYVAHDETNDCNIGDTVKIMETRPLSKSKCWRLVEIIERAK; encoded by the coding sequence ATGGAAAAAAGAAATTTAAGAAAAGAAAGAATTGGTGTTGTTACATCTAACAAAATGGATAAGTCTATTGTTGTTTCTCAAGTAACAAGAGTAAAACACCCATTATATGGTAAGTTCGTGTTAAAAACTAAGAAATATGTTGCACACGACGAAACAAACGACTGTAACATTGGTGATACAGTAAAGATCATGGAAACAAGACCTTTATCAAAATCAAAATGTTGGAGATTAGTTGAAATCATTGAAAGAGCTAAATAA
- the rplN gene encoding 50S ribosomal protein L14 gives MVQQESRLKVADNTGAKEVLTIRVLGGTKRRYASVGDKIVVAIKDATPNGNVKKGAVSTAVVVRTKKEVRRADGSYIRFDDNACVLLNAAGEMRGTRVFGPVARELREKQFMKIVSLAPEVL, from the coding sequence ATGGTACAACAGGAATCAAGACTAAAAGTAGCAGATAATACGGGAGCTAAAGAAGTTTTAACTATCCGTGTTTTAGGTGGAACGAAAAGACGTTATGCCTCAGTTGGTGACAAAATTGTAGTAGCTATCAAAGATGCAACACCTAACGGAAACGTTAAAAAAGGTGCTGTTTCAACTGCAGTTGTTGTAAGAACTAAAAAAGAAGTAAGAAGAGCTGATGGATCTTACATCCGTTTCGATGATAACGCTTGTGTATTGTTAAATGCAGCAGGTGAGATGAGAGGAACACGTGTATTCGGACCTGTAGCTAGAGAACTTCGTGAAAAACAATTCATGAAAATTGTATCATTAGCACCAGAAGTGCTTTAA
- the rplX gene encoding 50S ribosomal protein L24, giving the protein MIKLKIKSGDTVKVIAGDHKGAEGKVLRVLREKNKAVVEGVNFVSKHTKPSAKNPQGGIVKKEAPIHISNIALIDPKTKSATRVGSKVEGDKKVRVSKKSNQVL; this is encoded by the coding sequence ATGATAAAGCTAAAAATAAAATCAGGAGATACTGTAAAAGTTATTGCAGGTGACCATAAAGGTGCTGAAGGTAAAGTTTTACGTGTACTTCGCGAGAAAAATAAAGCGGTAGTTGAGGGAGTAAACTTCGTGTCTAAACACACTAAGCCAAGTGCTAAAAATCCTCAAGGTGGAATCGTTAAGAAAGAAGCTCCTATTCATATCTCTAATATCGCTTTAATTGATCCTAAAACTAAGTCTGCGACTAGAGTAGGTTCAAAAGTTGAAGGGGATAAGAAAGTAAGAGTTTCTAAAAAATCTAATCAAGTATTATAG